A DNA window from Pyrus communis chromosome 3, drPyrComm1.1, whole genome shotgun sequence contains the following coding sequences:
- the LOC137727973 gene encoding SCY1-like protein 2 A isoform X1: MSLNMKTLTQAFAKTAAAIEKTVQTTVQEVAGPKPLQDYELFDQIGSAGPGLVWKLYSAKAARDSTRAHQYPTVCVWVLDKKALSEARLRAGLTKAAEDGFLEIIRADAARLVRLRHPGVVHVVQALDENKNAMAMVTEPLFASVANALGNVENVAKVPKELKGMEMGILEVKHGLLQLAESLDFLHNNARLIHRAISPENVFITSSGAWKLGGFGFAISTDQASGNMTNVQAFHYAEYDVEDSVLPLQPSLNYTAPEIAKSKASSAGCSSDIFSFGCLAYHLIAHKPLLDCHNNVKMYMNTLSYLSSDAFSSIPSELVPDLQRMISTNEAFRPTAIEFTGSAFFRDDTRLRALRFLDHMLERDNMQKSEFLKALSDMWKDFDSRVLRYKVLPPLCAELRNLVMQPMILPMVLTIAESQDKNDFELSTLPALVPVLSTAVGDTLLLLLKHAELIINKTMQDYLISHVLPMIVRAYGDADARIQEEVLRKSSFLAKKIDVQLVKQAILPRVHGLALKTTVAAVRVNALLCLGDLIPTLDKRAILEILQTIQRCTAVDRSAPTLMCTLGVSNSILKQHGVEFVAEHVLPLLIPLLTAQQLNVQQFAKYMLFVKDILRKIEEKRGVTVTDSGIPEVKPSPSANGLHSQVPSKISGNVATAANSSPAWDEDWGPIRKQPSNSLQNFTDSITSTYPTLGNEPIQVTSSQPNSLLRTAVSSQQTPVSCPPVDIEWPPRASSGVNPVADAEKQLNAGTSSSSSFDDIDPFANWPPRPSGQVSGTGLSNNGTIESPRNKYGPSSLSSTSNSMNLYNNSNDGWAFGTGSSVEQIGLNQGNASITGGLGSSGFNPQSSIGFMKQNQPMSASNAYTDKKSADLGSIFASGNNGQTALRLAPPPSTAVGRGRGRGKGASSVSRSSHAKSATEQPPLLDLL; this comes from the exons ATGTCTCTCAACAtgaaaaccctaacccaagCCTTCGCCAAGACCGCTGCGGCCATCGAGAAGACCGTACAGACCACGGTCCAGGAAGTCGCCGGACCCAAGCCTCTCCAGGACTACGAGCTCTTTGATCAGATCGGGTCAGCCGGACCGGGCCTGGTCTGGAAGCTCTACTCGGCCAAGGCGGCTCGCGATTCCACGCGCGCGCACCAGTACCCCACCGTCTGCGTCTGGGTTTTGGATAAGAAGGCTCTCTCGGAGGCGCGCCTGCGCGCCGGATTGACCAAGGCGGCAGAAGATGGGTTTTTGGAGATTATTCGGGCTGATGCGGCGAGGCTGGTGAGGCTGAGGCATCCCGGGGTGGTGCACGTGGTGCAGGCGCTGGATGAGAACAAGAATGCCATGGCAATGGTGACGGAGCCATTGTTTGCGTCTGTGGCAAATGCGCTTGGGAATGTGGAGAATGTGGCTAAGGTGCCCAAGGAGCTTAAAGGAATG GAAATGGGTATATTGGAGGTGAAGCATGGTTTGCTCCAGTTAGCAGAATCCTTAGACTTTCTCCATAACAATGCGCGTCTCATTCATCGGGCTATATCACCTGAG AATGTCTTTATTACATCAAGTGGAGCTTGGAAGCTTGGTGGATTTGGTTTTGCAATCTCAACAGATCAAGCCTCAGGAAATATGACTAATGTTCAGGCATTCCATTATGCG GAATATGATGTTGAGGACTCTGTGCTGCCCCTTCAGCCATCACTGAATTACACTGCTCCCGAAATTGCTAAGAGCAAAGCATCTTCAGCCGGATGTTCTTCTGATATTTTCAGTTTTGGTTGTCTTGCCTACCACTTGATTGCTCACAAGCCTTTGCTCGACTGCCACAACAATGTCAAGATG tATATGAATACCTTAAGTTACTTATCTAGTGATGCCTTTTCCTCTATTCCTTCGGAGTTAGTTCCTGACTTGCAAAGGATGATTTCTACAAATGAGGCTTTCAGGCCAACAGCAATTGAATTTACAG GTTCTGCATTTTTCCGGGATGACACTAGGTTGCGTGCTCTTCGCTTTCTCGACCACATGCTT GAAAGAGATAACATGCAGAAGTCTGAATTCCTGAAAGCATTATCTGATATGTGGAAAGATTTTGATTCTCGAGTATTGCGATATAAG GTACTGCCGCCGCTTTGTGCAGAACTTAGGAATTTGGTTATGCAACCAATGATTCTGCCCATGGTTCTCACGATTGCAGAGTCCCAG GATAAGAATGATTTTGAGTTATCAACATTGCCAGCCCTTGTTCCTGTCCTGAGCACCGCTGTGGGAGACACATTGTTGTTGCTTTTGAAGCATGCAGAACTTATAATCAACAAG acTATGCAAGATTACTTGATATCACACGTCCTGCCCATGATTGTTCGAGCATATGGTGATGCCGATGCTCGCATACAAGAGGAGGTTTTGAGAAAGTCTTCTTTCCTTGCTAAGAAAATTGATGTTCAG CTAGTGAAACAAGCTATTCTGCCTCGTGTTCATGGCTTAGCTCTTAAGACAACTGTTGCCGCG GTGAGAGTCAATGCTTTGCTTTGTCTAGGAGATTTGATTCCTACACTCGATAAGCGTGCTATTTTGGAAATTCTGCAAACAATTCAGCGTTGTACTGCAGTTGACCGTTCTGCTCCTACCCTTATGTGTACTCTTGGGGTGTCAAACTCAATTCTTAAGCAG CATGGGGTAGAATTTGTTGCAGAGCATGTCCTCCCACTGCTGATACCTCTTCTTACTGCCCAGCAATTAAATGTTCAGCAGTTTGCCAAATACATGCTCTTTGTCAAGGATATTCTGAG GAAGATAGAGGAAAAACGAGGAGTTACTGTGACGGATTCTGGAATTCCAGAGGTAAAACCATCTCCATCTGCCAATGGGCTCCACTCCCAAGTCCCAAGCAAAATTAGCGGAAATGTTGCCACCGCTGCAAACAGCAGTCCGGCATGGGATGAAGATTGGGGTCCCATCAGAAAGCAGCCCTCCAATTCCCTCCAAAATTTTACAGATTCCATTACCTCCACTTATCCCACTCTGGGTAATGAACCAATTCAAGTAACTTCTTCACAGCCAAATTCGTTGTTGCGAACTGCAGTATCTAGTCAGCAAACACCCGTGTCATGTCCCCCAGTTGATATAGAATGGCCTCCTCGAGCGTCTTCTGGAGTTAACCCTGTTGCTGATGCTGAGAAGCAATTAAATGCAGGAACCTCATCCAGTTCCAGTTTTGATGACATAGATCCTTTTGCTAACTGGCCCCCACGGCCTAGTGGCCAAGTAAGTGGAACGGGCCTTTCCAACAATGGTACGATAGAGTCTCCCAGAAACAAATATGGTCCTAGTTCACTGTCCAGTACATCAAACAGTATGAACCTCTACAACAATAGCAATGACGGTTGGGCCTTTGGTACTGGAAGTTCTGTTGAGCAAATAGGACTTAATCAAGGCAATGCATCAATTACTGGTGGCTTGGGTA